GCAAAGGATGGCTATCTTCCACGCAGTTTAGCAGCTAGGGGTGACCGACTTGTTTATTCCAATGGCATTATTTTGCTTAGTTTTCTTGCGATTGTCCTGGTCATTGTTTTTTCAGGGAACACCCATTCATTGATTCCGCTGTATGCGGTTGGTGTATTTCTTTCTTTTACTATTGGACAGTACGGATTAGTCAAAAAGCTATGGTTCGAGAAGCATCGCTTTTATGAAATTATAGCGATTGCAGTCGGAACCATTACAACTGGTTTAGTAACAATTATTACAGCCGTTGCCAAATTTACATCTGGCGCCTGGATCGTCCTAATTGCTATTCCGGTACTAGTTTTTATATTTAAAAATATAAGAGAACATTATGTGACGCTTGGTAAGCAGCTGAAGCTTGAAACGAAATTGGACAATTTTTCACCACCGACTCATGTCATCATTCCCATTTCAGGAATCAGCAAAACTGTTGACCAATCAATTGCTTATGCAAAATGTATTTCTTCGGATATTACTGTTTTTTCGGTCGTGTTTAATTCAACTCAGGAGCAAGAACTTAGGGAAAAGTGGCAAAAATGGTATCCTGATGTTAAACTTGAGGTCGTTTATTCACCTTTTCGGACAATCCTGCATCCACTGCTAGATTATTTAAACAAGCCAGAAAATCATCCGATTGGAACCTTTGTGACCATCTTAATGCCACAATTTATTACAAAAAAGTGGTGGCATATCTTATTGCATAACCAAACAGCCGCATACTTGAGATTCTATTTAATTTGGAAAAAGGATATTGTTGTCGCTACTTTGCCTTTTCATTTACGGGAGTAAGATTTTTTAGAGCGGACTTTCCCAAAAGAGCCAAGAGCTTAATTCCTAACAAAACAGACAGTGTGAGGGCTCTTCTTCTCCGCTTCATGGAAAATGGCAATTTGCCAAGTTCCACTATTAAGTAAAAAAAGAGAGCAACCCGTTACAATAGGGCACTCTCCGATCAGTTATAAATATTTCCGGTGAATCCCTTTCCCATCGTAAGAGTAGAGCATCGTTCTTCCCTCAATCAGCGTTTCCATATGAACACTTCTTCCCCATAACTGATAAATATACGGTAACACCTTCTCTAAATATTTAACGTCTAGCTCTACATCCTCGAACCAATGCTTTAAATATAATTCTCCATTTCTGCCAAAATCCCCATCATTGACTGTGATATACGGGAATCCCCCGTTTACCCTCATATTAACAAGTTGATCGCGAACATGCTCCCATTGCTTATCAACAATTTTGTAATCCTTTCCTTGCTTCTGAAACAAGTACATATCCTCTCTTGTAACGAGATCCTTTGTTAAATAATTACGAAGAAAAGAAATATCAGATTCAATTTCGCGAACCTCAAACAGCTTTTCACGCCCTGCATTCGGTTTTGCTCCACGTCTAATCATTTCTTCACTTGGATTATTGTAGCGCTCTTCAATATCCTCCAATACCTTCAATCCCAAATAATAAGGATTGATTCCTGTTCGTGATGGCTGAACGACCCCTGCATTGAGTTTTGCAAACTCAATTGCCTCACCAGGTGTTAATTCCATTTCTCGAAGAATTCGTTGATGCCAATAGGAGGCCCAGCCTTCATTCATGATTTTTGTTTCGAGCTGCGGCCAAAAATAAAGCATCTCTTCCCGCATCATCGTTAAAATATCGCGTTGCCATTCCTTTAGCTCTCTGCTATAGCTCTCAATAAAAAGAAGCAAGTCCTTTTCCGGCCTTGGCGGAAATTTATGGACCTTTTTTGACTCTACTTTTTTCTCATTTCTTCCATCGAGGTTCCATAAATCATCATATGGACTTAAGTTTGGTTGCTCTGCACTTTCCTCCAGTTCATCCTCCATCGACCAAGCCAACTTTGGTCGCA
The DNA window shown above is from Bacillus sp. T3 and carries:
- a CDS encoding SpoVR family protein; translation: MNDSERKALEYSIGEITEIAKGFGLDFYPMRYEICPSEIIYTFGAYGMPTRFSHWSFGKQFYKMKLHYDFGLSKIYELVINSDPCYAFLLDSNTLIQNKLIVAHVLAHCDFFKNNIRFQNTKRDMVESMAATADRIRKYEILYGKHDVETFLDAVLAIEEHIDPSLMRPKLAWSMEDELEESAEQPNLSPYDDLWNLDGRNEKKVESKKVHKFPPRPEKDLLLFIESYSRELKEWQRDILTMMREEMLYFWPQLETKIMNEGWASYWHQRILREMELTPGEAIEFAKLNAGVVQPSRTGINPYYLGLKVLEDIEERYNNPSEEMIRRGAKPNAGREKLFEVREIESDISFLRNYLTKDLVTREDMYLFQKQGKDYKIVDKQWEHVRDQLVNMRVNGGFPYITVNDGDFGRNGELYLKHWFEDVELDVKYLEKVLPYIYQLWGRSVHMETLIEGRTMLYSYDGKGIHRKYL